The DNA region TAGGGCGTAAGGTAAAAACTTTACGCCCTTTTTTGCATCCTGATTTCGAGGATTTTTAAGATGTAAATTGAGGAGGCAATGTTCAACCTAACTGCCAACAACTAAGTTCGGATCTTTTTTGCCCCATGCTAAAAACCTTTCACCTTTTACCTTCCACCTTTTACCTCTATTCACTATCTTTGCGGCAACATGAGTGATAATAGGTACAATCAGCGTGGCGTTTCTGCCTCAAAAGAAGATGTGCACAATGCCATCAAAAACATCGACAAGGGAATCTTCCCAAAGGCGTTTTGCAAAATCATTCCCGATATTTTAGGTGGCGATGAAAACTATTGCAATATTATGCATGCCGATGGTGCGGGAACAAAATCTTCGCTGGCCTATGTTTACTGGAAAGAAACCGGCGATGCGTCGGTATGGAAAGGAATAGCACAGGATGCCATTATCATGAACATCGACGATTTAATTTGCGTAGGTGCAACGGATAACATTCTCTTATCATCAACCATCGGGCGTAATAAAAATCTCATTCCAGGCGAAGTTATTGCCGCTATAATAAATGGCACCGAAGAGATTTTAGCAGATTTACGCGAGCAGGGAATTTCCATCTACTCTACCGGTGGCGAAACTGCGGATGTAGGCGACCTGGTACGAACAATTATTGTAGACTCGACAGTGACCTGCCGCATGAAACGCGAAGACGTGATCAGCAACGATAACATCAAAGCTGGCGACGTAATTGTTGGGTTGGCCTCTTATGGTCAGGCCACTTATGAAACCGAATACAATGGCGGTATGGGCTCAAACGGGCTTACCTCTGCACGGCACGATGTATTTGAGAAATCGATAGCAAATAAATATCCCGAAAGCTTTGATCCTGCTGTACCGTTTGATCTGGTTTTCTCGGGCAAGAAGCAATTGACGGAGGAGGTTGATGTTTCGACTCCGCTCAACATGACAGACTCGACTCCGCTCAACATGACAGACTCGACTCCGCTCAACATGACAGACTCGACTCCGATCAACATGACAGACTCGACTCCGCATAAAATTACGGCCGGCAAGTTAGTGCTCTCTCCTACCCGTACGTATGCGCCTGTAATAAAAAAAGTATTGGAAAGCTATCGAAGCCAAATTAACGGCATTGTACATTGTAGCGGAGGCGCACAAACCAAAGTGCTTCACTTCATCAATGATGATGTTCACGTAATAAAAGACAATTTATTTCCCGTTCCACCGCTTTTTAGGTTGATACAGGAGCAATCGGGTACCGATTGGAAGGAAATGTATAAGGTATTTAATATGGGGCACAGAATGGAATTATATGTACCTACGGAGATTGCACAAAGCATTATCGAAATTTCGCAAAGCTTTAATATCGATGCGCAAATTATCGGTCGGGTCGAAAGCGCTGATAAAAAACAGGTAACCATAGAAAGCGAAAAGGGAACTTTCATTTATTATTAACCCTTTTTTTGATAACAGAAGGCTTTAGATTAACATCTAAAGCCTTTTTTGATGAATTAACATTTCGGATTATCGATGCGGCCTAATCCAGCGTTATGAAATAAATTCATTACAATGGTAACAATCGAAGCTAACAAAGAAAATGGCGTTATATTAGCTAGATCAAATAACAAGACATGTACTACAAAAAATCTCTGGTGCTGGCCTTATTGGTATCCTTTGCCTTTGGCCTAAGTGCCTTTATGCCACAGAAGTCAGATGAAAAGAAAGCTAAAAATCTAAAGGTTCTACCGAAAGACATCAGTCATGAAGATCTAGACAAGATCATGGACAACTTTAAGATGGCGCTGGGCGTAAAATGCGGATACTGCCATGCGCCAATGGCCAATAACCCACGAAAGCTAGACTTTGCAAGTGACGCAAAACCCGAAAAGGAAACCGCCCGCGATATGATGCGGATGACTGCAAAGATCAACAAGAAATATTTTCACAATGCTATGGAAAATGGCAAAACCGTCTCTAAGATAGCCTGCGTAACCTGCCATAATGGAAAAACAGAACCAGCAGCGAAATAAACCCGTTTCAATGGTTGCTTAACTGGCAATACTAACTTTAATGAGGGTAGCTAAGCGCCGACTTTCCTGAAGGGGTCACTCTGGCATAAATTTCCCTTCCAAGTTAATGCGATAGCTATCAAATTCGCATCGCTTTTCATAACCTCTCCCTATTAACTTTTGGGTTAAAAGCAACGCCTTTGCTTTCCCTCTCCTCGAGGAGAGGGACGTACAGAGTGAGCAAAAACCACTGCTATTAAAAGAGAGAGGTTTTTATTCTCTTTCTATAAACTTATGGAAAGTGCTTTCCTCTCCATCAGCTTTTTTGTCCTGATACAAAAAATCAAGCTTCTGCTCGTCGAAAGTCTTGAAGAAAGACTCCCAATCGACCTCCTTTAAGTCTGATTTTGCATCGCTATTTTTTGGGAAATGAATCCTTAAAATTCCACCACCCTTGCCGTCTTCGGTATCTGCAACTATGGCCGGTACGCCGTTGTGCTTTTCTGCCCAGGCCTTAATGGTATCGTGATCGTGCGTTTGTTTTGAACTGCTCATCTTTTTTATATTAGTTTAATAATTAGACCAATAGTAAAATTCATTTTAACAGAAATGGTTTTATCAAATACAAAAAAAGCTCGCGATTTTAGAGGAGAAAGATTCGAAGATTATAACTGAATATTTTCTAACAAACTTCCGTTGATGGTTTTGGCAAAGCAACGAACCGGACTGGCAAAGCAACGAACCGGACTGGTAAAACAATGAACCGGACTGGCAATGTAATGAACCGGACTGGTAAAACAATGAACCGGACTGGCAATGTAATGAACCGGACTGGCAATGCAATGAACCAGACTGGTAAAACAATGAACCGGACTGGCAATGCAATGAACCGGACTGGCAATGCAATGAACCGGACTGGCAATGCAATGAACCAGACTGGTAAAACAATGAACCGGCCTGACAAAGTAACTCGTGCTACTGCTAACAGGGTGATTGCAGAAGTAAATATACCTCGAGCCTTCACGCTTATGGATAGAGTTGGTGTTATAAAAAAGCTCCCGATTTTCATCGGGAGCTTCAGTATTAATTTTAATTCGGTATTAGTTGAAGAAGTATTTAACACCTAACTGGCCAGTCCATCTCGATGAGTTATAGTTCGAGAAATCTTGGATGGTAAAGGCGTTATCTTTAGCACTTGTCACCGTTGGGTTAAATTGATAAGACGGAACCCTTGTAGTTGCATTCACACCTGTAACTGTTAACAACGTATAGTTATCGTTGCTTAGGTAGTAAAATCTTCCCCAATCTTTATTAATCAGGTTACCAACATTATTGATATCAAAAGAAACTGCTAAATGTTGCTTCGAATTACCAACTTTCACATAAAAGTTTTGCTCTGCATGTAAATCAAACATGTTCACAAATGGTAAGCGAGCACCATTACGCTCGGTATATTTTCCTCTTTTGTCTTTCAAATAAGGGTCGTTATCGATAAACTTATCAAAAGCTGCAGCTTGTTCAGCCGGGGTATACGTTCTTGCCGTAGCGCCAGTTCCAACAGTTAGCGGAACGAAGTTCAATTGAGAAGCAGATTGCGGAACGAAAATAAGGTCGTTGCTGCTGCTTGTACCGTCATCACCAAGTATACTGTTTCTATAAACATAAGTATATCTTGTTCCTGATTGGCCTGTATAGAATAATCCAATTGAAGTTCCACCAAATTTAAACCAATCTTTGCTGTAAGATGCGTTTGCCTTCACCATGTGACCAAAATCGAAATCTGAATTTGATAACCTCAAATTGTTCTTTCCAAATGCCGTTTCCATATATCTCCACTGAGAAGAGTTTTGGCTACTGGTCGGTTCGTTCATCACTTGTGCTCTTGAAAAGGTATATGAACCTGATAGGTCTAAGCCGCTTTGAAACTTTTTAGATAAAGCTCCTGACACAACATATGATCTGCCAGCTCTACCACCATTTTTCACCAACATTACATAGGTGTAAGGGTTTTGTATACCAGCTGCACTAGGGTTAAAATCAATTTTCGTTGTAGAGTATAATGGCCTGTTATCAACACCAACTGCATTGCTACTAGACGGAAGAATATTTGCATTGTAGTACATGGTTTGATTTAAATTTAAGGTATAGTTACCTTCAATTGTACCTACAATGCCGCCAGGTAATTTTTGATCAACCGCGAAGTTGAATTTAATAACTTTAGGAGATTTAAAGTTTTTGGCCATAATATTCATCTCTCCGGAAGGAGAAGTTGTTGTACCGCCAAAAGCTTCAGCTGTATATTGATTGTTAACATCTGGTTGGAAAGGCAAGGTTCCATTAGGCAAACGTGGGTTACTATTATTTGTATAACCACCTATTAATACTCCAGCGTTAGAGAACATTCCTCCAGGTGTAACAGCAGTAATTCTAGATTGAAACAGACCAATACCACCTCTAAATTGAGTTTGACCATCGTTCATTGAATGTTTAATGGCGAAACGAGGAGATAATGAAACGTAAGCATCTGGAGCTTGACCAGAACGTGCTCCGCTCAAATCGTAATACTTTTGAATGTTTCCTAAAGCCGTATTGTTGAAATAGTTATCAACCGATGGCTGATTACCGTAGCCAATTAAATCAGCACGCAAACCTAATAAAATAGTTGTATTGGCGGTTACATCCCATTTATCCTGGAAAGCCAAACCAACACGGTAAGTTTTAAATTTAGCGGCAGCGGCAGATCC from Pedobacter endophyticus includes:
- a CDS encoding AIR synthase related protein: MSDNRYNQRGVSASKEDVHNAIKNIDKGIFPKAFCKIIPDILGGDENYCNIMHADGAGTKSSLAYVYWKETGDASVWKGIAQDAIIMNIDDLICVGATDNILLSSTIGRNKNLIPGEVIAAIINGTEEILADLREQGISIYSTGGETADVGDLVRTIIVDSTVTCRMKREDVISNDNIKAGDVIVGLASYGQATYETEYNGGMGSNGLTSARHDVFEKSIANKYPESFDPAVPFDLVFSGKKQLTEEVDVSTPLNMTDSTPLNMTDSTPLNMTDSTPINMTDSTPHKITAGKLVLSPTRTYAPVIKKVLESYRSQINGIVHCSGGAQTKVLHFINDDVHVIKDNLFPVPPLFRLIQEQSGTDWKEMYKVFNMGHRMELYVPTEIAQSIIEISQSFNIDAQIIGRVESADKKQVTIESEKGTFIYY
- a CDS encoding c-type cytochrome: MYYKKSLVLALLVSFAFGLSAFMPQKSDEKKAKNLKVLPKDISHEDLDKIMDNFKMALGVKCGYCHAPMANNPRKLDFASDAKPEKETARDMMRMTAKINKKYFHNAMENGKTVSKIACVTCHNGKTEPAAK
- a CDS encoding TonB-dependent receptor; amino-acid sequence: MKKSLLLLFMALLCLKLNAQITTSTISGLVSDNGGGVPGATVVAVHTPSGTKYTTQTRGDGRYTLPNVNVGGPYSISVTYLGYQPQTKSGVSASLGDDMKINFLLSSDTKQLDDVVVKGAQRSNSVFDKNSLNTTTVFDAEKLAATPSTNRNLNDLLRQTPQARADYNGGISIAGQNNKYNSVSINGAPANDQFGLAATGTNGGQANSSPIPVDAIDQLQVNVSPFDVRYSGFLGGSINAVTKSGTNKVVGGFSYFLRNQNLAGKTPTNDESATRIKLPDFTARTYSANLGGAIVKDKLFLFVAGEYQKSNTPKVFDFANYGNTTTTKADIDGLADLLRTKYGYEPGGYLNNAATVDRKALTAKLDWNISNKHKFSLFYNYIDAENVSTSASSRTAINFNNGAVVYPNKTHQFTAELKSNFSNKLSNSLLLGYTNVLDDRGGLGNPFPSVQIRDGASNINFGTEAFSAANQLKQKTYSLINETKFYTGDHTLSLIEDAEYNDYYNLFIRQAYGAYVYNSISDFVNDRGPASYNYSYSLVDDIAGDGSAAAAKFKTYRVGLAFQDKWDVTANTTILLGLRADLIGYGNQPSVDNYFNNTALGNIQKYYDLSGARSGQAPDAYVSLSPRFAIKHSMNDGQTQFRGGIGLFQSRITAVTPGGMFSNAGVLIGGYTNNSNPRLPNGTLPFQPDVNNQYTAEAFGGTTTSPSGEMNIMAKNFKSPKVIKFNFAVDQKLPGGIVGTIEGNYTLNLNQTMYYNANILPSSSNAVGVDNRPLYSTTKIDFNPSAAGIQNPYTYVMLVKNGGRAGRSYVVSGALSKKFQSGLDLSGSYTFSRAQVMNEPTSSQNSSQWRYMETAFGKNNLRLSNSDFDFGHMVKANASYSKDWFKFGGTSIGLFYTGQSGTRYTYVYRNSILGDDGTSSSNDLIFVPQSASQLNFVPLTVGTGATARTYTPAEQAAAFDKFIDNDPYLKDKRGKYTERNGARLPFVNMFDLHAEQNFYVKVGNSKQHLAVSFDINNVGNLINKDWGRFYYLSNDNYTLLTVTGVNATTRVPSYQFNPTVTSAKDNAFTIQDFSNYNSSRWTGQLGVKYFFN